CGCAGGTCAGGTCTGCAAGCCTGAATTCACGGCCGACGGCAAGCTCGATGTGAAGCAGGGCCAGCATATTACCGGTACGCGAATCGTCGAGGATGTGCCCTCCAAGCTGACACTGAACACCGTGGTCGACAACACCTACAGCCCGGACGGCAAGCATAAGTCATCTGACGATTTCGCTTTCCGTGTGACGCCCGACGGCAAGAGCTCCTCACAAGCCACGAAGTACGACAGTGACAGCGGCGCCCATGAGATGGCGGCCGGCAAATATACGGTCAAGGGCATTCTGAAGGATGACGATGCCCACATGCTCGGTTGGGAGCAGGAAGGTGAAATCACCTACAAGGATGACGCCACGGGTGATTCGCTGACCGCCGCACAGGCGCAGATCGCGCTCGCCAACGGCCAAAGTGTCACCGGTGTACGCAAGGTGCGCGCCCAGCCTGGTAGCCTCAAGGTCGTCACTCACGTCGATGGTGGTGACGCGCAGCCGAGTGATTTCCCGGTTACCGCGACACCGAATGGTGGTAGCGCGGTCAGCTTGACCGATAACACCGCCGCCGATCTGAAGGCCTCGAACTACAAGATCGGCACCGATATGTCCGGCCAGTCCGGTTACGAGGTGACCAAGGACCTGAGCTGCGTAACCGGTGCCCAAGCTGATATCGCCGGTTGGCCAGCCAACAAGAGCAATCCGGGCCTCAATATCGTGCCGATTTCCAGCGATGACGCCACGTTGGCGCTGAAGAACGGCGCGTTCGTCGCTTGCGAGCAGACCGTGGCCCCTAAGGCCGCGAAGCTCAAGCTGACAACCGTGGTGAAGGGCGGTAACGCGAAGCCGGAAGACTTCAAGTTCACCGTGGCTCCGACGACCGGCTCCGATGAGACCGTTTCCGAAGGCAAGACTGTGGATGATATCGCCAACAACGACATCGCTTCGGTGACGGGTTCCGACAAAGCCAACTACACGCAGGTCGACGATATCGCCTACTACAACGACGACACCGATCCCAACCACACCACCCCATTGGATTTGGCTGGCGCGAAGACGGCTTTGGCCAACGGCCACAACGTGACCGGCGTGCGCACCGTTCAGGGCGCGCCTGCTGGCCTGACGCTCAAGACCAAGACGAATGACGGCAGCCCCGTACCTGACGGCTTGAACTTCACGGTGAAATCCGAGGACGGCACCACCAACAAGACCGTCAACACCGGTGACGCCACGGGCGATATCCCCGGCGGCACCAAGTACACGGTCACCGGTTCGCAGCTTCCTGACGGCTACAAGGACGTCGGCGAGATCGTCTATACCGACGACGCCACCGGCAAGGTGCTGACTCCGGAGCAGGCGCAGATTGCGCTTGACGCCGGCCAGCACGTCACCGGCACGCGTACCATCGCCAAGAATCCTGCGAAGCTGACGCTCAAGACCAAGGTCGAAGGCGGCAACGCCAAGCCCAGCGACTTCGACTTCACGGTCACCCCGAGCGCTGGCGGCGACTCCAAGACCTTCAAGGAAGGTGTCGGCCAGTATCTCGACCATGGCAGCTACAAGGTCGTCGGTTCCGATAAGGACGGCTACGAGCAGGTCGGCGAGATCGTCTACACGGACAACACCACCGGCAAGCAACTGACGCCTTCGCAGGCCGCAATCGCGCTCGCCAGCGGTCACGACGTGACCGGCGTGAGAACTGTCAAGGCCCTGCCGGCCACGCTCACGGTCCATCTCGACACCGACTACCAGTACGGCGGCACGGCTGAGGGCTCCGGCTCGAAGATCACCATCAAGCCTGTCGGCGGTACCTCGCAGGACGTGACGCTCGACCAAGGCAAGCAGGTCGAATCCGGCAAGTACTCCGTCGAAGAGGCGCTCAACGCGGGCTACAAGCTGGAAAGCATCAAGGTCTACACCACCGATGCCGACGGCAACAACCGCAAGCCGGTCAAGCTGAACGCGGACGGCACCTTCGAGGTGGCCCCGGGTTCGCACGTCGTTGTCGATCTGAAGAACGTGGACGTGCCCGGCACGCTGACCTGGTCGCGCTACGACAAGGACGGCAAGACGCTGCTCAACGGTTCGCAGTGGCAACTGACCGGTCCGAATGGCGAGAAGATCGACGTGAAGGACTGCACGGCGCTTGAGTGCACCGGCGCCGACAAGGATCCGACGCCTGGCAAGTTCAAGGTCACGGGCCTGAAGTGGGGCAAGTGGACGGTTACCGAGACCAAGGCTCCGGCCGGTCACGAACTCACCAAGCCGGTGACGCTGACGATTGACCCGTCTGCAAACAACGGTGACGGTACTGGCCTGTTGCGGTCCACCGCGTTCCAGAACGGTAAGAGCGCGAATGCTCCAACCATTTCAACCACGGGTGCCGAGGTTGCCGGTGTGGTGGCAGTTGCGCTCATCACGCTGATGACTGGCATGGTGCTCGCAGCGGGAACACGCAAGATGTTGCGTCGCCGCGAAGAGTGAGCGAGAACGGCTCTGAAGCTTTCGGCTGATACGCGTGGTTTGTGCATCAGCCGGAGGTAATCGTGCAAAGGGCGGCGAGGGTAGCGATACCCTCGCCGCTTCTTTTGTGTTTATTTGACGTTGTGGGTGGGTCGAGTGTTGTATATGTAGCTCGTCAACAATATTCGAGTTCGTACCTTGTCTGTTTCATGAGATTTAAATGTAATAAATTTGTGAAAATAAAACCTTAAATATTCATATTTTTTGATATATATGCAGCTATTTTATGTATAAAATACAGTTTAGTATGTATATATTAACAATTGACGGATTTTCGTAGAATGATTTATTATCCGCTACTTATAACGATTGATGTCAATGGTTGTTTTTTTAAACATAAATTAACGAAATGTATGTTTAGGTAAATGTGGAAGTTTAAAAATGTGTGGCAATATAGTAGCCAATCCGTGATTGAGAAGTAGCGGATTGAGAAGTTGGGATTTGTTTTCAAAAGGGTTCGATGAGAGGAGCCAAAAATGGGGAGGCGGAAAGTTGCTGCGAGACTGACCGGAATGGTTGGCGCGTTTGCCATAAGTCTGGCTGGTTTGATGGTATCGGGAACAGCTAACGCCAGTCCATCTGGTTCTATGCCCGCGATTGAGCCGCAAGTCGTGGCTACCGGTGGCCAAGGTAGATTTCGCGATGCTATCAATTGGGTGCAATGGAGTGATAGCGAAGAGGAAGTGACTGGACCGGAGACGGTGTGGGCCACACCGATTCGAGTCGGTAACGCCCATTGGTTTTCGACCAGATGCTCGGTGACTCCTGCGGGAGGTGCTGGCGAAGAGTACTCTGCAGCCAACCCGATGACGACCTACCATTCTGGCGACTGGGTCGGTGACGGCTTTCCCTACCTCTACAACCAAGGAGGAACGGGATCGGCCAACCATATGGTGACGGGGCTTGAAAACAAGCTTGACGCGGCGAAGGTCTCCTTTGATTTCAGCTGCTCGGCCTACCTCATCCCCTCGGCGGATAATCCGTCATCGAGACTCAATGGTTCCACCGACGTCGCCTCGTTCAGGGAGGTGCCGCTGCAGGGCCTGGTGTTCGCGGATGCCGAGTCCAACAACTGGGTCAAGTGGCCCGGATACGAGCAGGAGGAGTACATCAAGGCCACGCCGCGGACCAGCATCCCCGGCCAGACGCCGATCTGGCGCTTGCTCGACAGCTACCGCACTCCGGGCTGCACCACGAACTCGGTGGCGGAGCTCAAGGGCGACACCGTGCGTTTCCGCTCCGACGGCGGGCAATGCTCCAACACCCCGCCATATAAGGCGAGTGGTCCGTCGTCAGTGATGTTTCTCCAGGGTTCTCAGAAAGCTCGCGTTACGCTTAAGGGCGGCGGCAAGACCAGCGTGGCGCTGGGCAGCATCGCACTTCCCGATTTCGGCGACGCTCCAGCCAGCTATGGCGTGGCCGGCTCGCTCTTCCAGCCGCGATGGACCGGTGGCGAGTTGGGTACGGACATCACCGGTACGCCGTACGACCCCGTCGACGCCCTTGACCCCGACAACACCATGCTGCATGGTCGGCAGTTCAACCTTTCTCAGGCCAAAGACGATTCTGCGGCCAACGGCGCCAAACTCGCCGGTGTCAGTGAACCGACACCGCGTCTGGGCGGTCATGAGGACTCCGAATCGGAGGCACATTTCTCGAGTGACGCGAATTGGGACGATACCCATGCCGATCAGGTCTCAGGCGTTGTAGACAACGATGAGGACGGGCTGGCGAACGCTCCGCGTGCCGTGTCCGGTAATGTCAAGATCACGCCGACGGGCAATACATTCAAACAGACGGTGGGTTGTACGACCAGTGGCGCCGCGCAGGTCAAAGGGTGGATTGACTGGAACCACAACGGGACCTTCGACGAGGCCAGTGAGGCCAGCAACCAGGTGGCTTGCACCGGTTCCACAGCGCTTGCGGACGGGAGGTTCTCGCAGGGTTCCGCCACGCTGACGTGGGCTGTTCCCGATGATGTTCAGCGGGCCGTAAAGGGCGAAAGCGGACTCACGCAGTCGTTCGAGCGCGTACGCATCACCGACGAGCAGGCTTCTGACGGCGGCATTATGCCGTTGAAGGCGACCGGAACCACCACGAGCGGTGAAGTCGAGGATTATCCGGTTGACGTGCACGTCTCAGCGCTGATGGTTCGTGTGAATCTGCCGCTCGGACGGTACGACCGTTCCGACCAGTTCAGGATGTCTGTCAGGGATTCGGCGGGCAGCAAGGTCGGCGAGGCCGTCACCACGGGCAACGACAAGGGGGTGCAGAGCAACCATGTCGGCCCCGAATCTCTCCCCTATGACAAGGATTACACGGTTTCGTCCTCGCTTGCGAAAGGTTCGGCCAGTAGCGAGAGTCGTTATTCCAACGACCTGTCCTGCCTGAGCGTGGCGCAGGGTGGTGCGCCCGTCAGTGTCGATTCCAACGGTAAGCTCAATCTACCGCAGGACACCAACGTGCAATGCACGTTCACAAAGCTGGTGCGGTCGAATCCAACGTTGCAGGTGACCACGCACGTCAATGGTGGTCACGCGACTTCCGCCGATTTCCCGGTGACGGCGACTTCGGCGAATGGCGTTTCAACCCCAATGGCCGACGGCAGCCCCTCGCCGTTGGCGGAGGGCTCTTACAAGGTTTCGACGGACATGTCGCGCGAGCCGGGTTATCGAATCACGAGCCCGTTGAGCTGCGTGACCGGCACGCCTTCCAAAGCTGTGGCGGTGAATGATGCGAAAGTGACGCTCGTCAACGGCGACAACGTGGCCTGCGAGCAGACGGTTGCGCCCCGTTCGGCGACCTTGACGCTCAGGACCGTGGTGGAACGCGGCGACGCGCGTCCCGATGACTTCGACTTCACGGTGTCATCCGGTTCCGGCCCTTCAGTCGGTTATGAGGAAGGCGTGCCGCAGACCCCGCCTGCCGGTGGCATCGTAGGGGTGGTCGGCTCCCATAAGGACGGTTACGTTGACGATGGCGATATAATGTATTACAAGAATAGTGACACGAACCAGGCTTGTCCGCTGACGTTGGCGCAGGCGTGTACGGCGCTTGATGGCGGCGAGAGCGTGACCGGCGTGCGTAAGGTCACCACCCATCGCGCGAAGCTCGAAGTACTGGTAGGGCGTGACTACCGCTATGGTGGCACGGCTGAGGGTGACGGTTCGAAGGTCTCGCTTGCCCCGCAGGGTGGTCCGGAACATGCCGTGATGCCTGGGCGAGATGAATATGTGAAGCCTGGTGCTTACTCCGTGGCTGAATCGCTCAATGCGGGCTACAAACTCACCGGCATCGCAGCGACGATGAACGGTGTGCCGATCACTGTCAATCCGGATGGCGGCTTTGCGG
The window above is part of the Bifidobacterium sp. ESL0704 genome. Proteins encoded here:
- a CDS encoding CshA/CshB family fibrillar adhesin-related protein translates to MVRHKGLAKLAGVVGTIAMSFTGMAGLAGTANAVSPAQVGAQDGLERSSAADGAGRLKDSINWIEWGDTDGEAIDGSRVAWTAPVQAGTNDWIATRCDIAPESNFGTKNPLSPSNRMKVYQPGDYYGDGLSQMYYQGGAGGDNTMKIGLANENDGDTVDFDFSCHAYLIDSPSAPALTADTDTSGYRDVGLQGLVFADSESNNWTANSDYGQKEYIKAQPTESATGTNAPTWRLLDSYRTAGCTTNSVAELASDGTTMRFRSDGGQCANEGGTGPSSVMFLQNSHKAHVELKGGGVTAVALGSITAMDFGDAPTTYGTASSLFQPEWTGGKLGGEGMPGHPYPGDDTDPDNDNAKGAQLYNLSAAKDASNAQPLYVANFKDPEPRLGAHEDSEAVAHPTADDSDYYKTGANWDDEHGDSSKLNDASGDVQSDEDSIPAANFSKDGAVKVLPSGQGTNKGTFQLKVSCAGTGNVKGWIDWNDNGTFDESTAAGANEASDQVACNADGTATLTWHVTRDAKRRVLSEGTGSSYMRLRIAAPSAGDLKASGLTTDAGEVEDYRADIHVPTLNVRTDIVGDRKNPTDQFKMTVDGDASNPGGVGDSSEAITEGSSGGIQGKQIAQKSVGPGFKYTIKDDLVSGDPNDYRSSVECVDLSKDPNAPVDIDEDGHMQMPPDDYDANVQCTYKKTAIGDGQLTLVTQVNNNHGGSAKGSDFSFTATPTPHEGTTPTDPASPKDYKVDPNAEGEDGATASDSHTLDPDYDYAITSSDVPAGYNEVTPTSDDPNTVIQGNIAYTCVDSAGQVCKPEFTADGKLDVKQGQHITGTRIVEDVPSKLTLNTVVDNTYSPDGKHKSSDDFAFRVTPDGKSSSQATKYDSDSGAHEMAAGKYTVKGILKDDDAHMLGWEQEGEITYKDDATGDSLTAAQAQIALANGQSVTGVRKVRAQPGSLKVVTHVDGGDAQPSDFPVTATPNGGSAVSLTDNTAADLKASNYKIGTDMSGQSGYEVTKDLSCVTGAQADIAGWPANKSNPGLNIVPISSDDATLALKNGAFVACEQTVAPKAAKLKLTTVVKGGNAKPEDFKFTVAPTTGSDETVSEGKTVDDIANNDIASVTGSDKANYTQVDDIAYYNDDTDPNHTTPLDLAGAKTALANGHNVTGVRTVQGAPAGLTLKTKTNDGSPVPDGLNFTVKSEDGTTNKTVNTGDATGDIPGGTKYTVTGSQLPDGYKDVGEIVYTDDATGKVLTPEQAQIALDAGQHVTGTRTIAKNPAKLTLKTKVEGGNAKPSDFDFTVTPSAGGDSKTFKEGVGQYLDHGSYKVVGSDKDGYEQVGEIVYTDNTTGKQLTPSQAAIALASGHDVTGVRTVKALPATLTVHLDTDYQYGGTAEGSGSKITIKPVGGTSQDVTLDQGKQVESGKYSVEEALNAGYKLESIKVYTTDADGNNRKPVKLNADGTFEVAPGSHVVVDLKNVDVPGTLTWSRYDKDGKTLLNGSQWQLTGPNGEKIDVKDCTALECTGADKDPTPGKFKVTGLKWGKWTVTETKAPAGHELTKPVTLTIDPSANNGDGTGLLRSTAFQNGKSANAPTISTTGAEVAGVVAVALITLMTGMVLAAGTRKMLRRREE
- a CDS encoding CshA/CshB family fibrillar adhesin-related protein, which produces MPAIEPQVVATGGQGRFRDAINWVQWSDSEEEVTGPETVWATPIRVGNAHWFSTRCSVTPAGGAGEEYSAANPMTTYHSGDWVGDGFPYLYNQGGTGSANHMVTGLENKLDAAKVSFDFSCSAYLIPSADNPSSRLNGSTDVASFREVPLQGLVFADAESNNWVKWPGYEQEEYIKATPRTSIPGQTPIWRLLDSYRTPGCTTNSVAELKGDTVRFRSDGGQCSNTPPYKASGPSSVMFLQGSQKARVTLKGGGKTSVALGSIALPDFGDAPASYGVAGSLFQPRWTGGELGTDITGTPYDPVDALDPDNTMLHGRQFNLSQAKDDSAANGAKLAGVSEPTPRLGGHEDSESEAHFSSDANWDDTHADQVSGVVDNDEDGLANAPRAVSGNVKITPTGNTFKQTVGCTTSGAAQVKGWIDWNHNGTFDEASEASNQVACTGSTALADGRFSQGSATLTWAVPDDVQRAVKGESGLTQSFERVRITDEQASDGGIMPLKATGTTTSGEVEDYPVDVHVSALMVRVNLPLGRYDRSDQFRMSVRDSAGSKVGEAVTTGNDKGVQSNHVGPESLPYDKDYTVSSSLAKGSASSESRYSNDLSCLSVAQGGAPVSVDSNGKLNLPQDTNVQCTFTKLVRSNPTLQVTTHVNGGHATSADFPVTATSANGVSTPMADGSPSPLAEGSYKVSTDMSREPGYRITSPLSCVTGTPSKAVAVNDAKVTLVNGDNVACEQTVAPRSATLTLRTVVERGDARPDDFDFTVSSGSGPSVGYEEGVPQTPPAGGIVGVVGSHKDGYVDDGDIMYYKNSDTNQACPLTLAQACTALDGGESVTGVRKVTTHRAKLEVLVGRDYRYGGTAEGDGSKVSLAPQGGPEHAVMPGRDEYVKPGAYSVAESLNAGYKLTGIAATMNGVPITVNPDGGFAASPDADVVVTLNNIDEPGMLEWSNTDSFTGSLLRDSEWKLTGPEGEVIDVPDCADEVCTGADQDSIPGKFHVDGLEWGDWTITEVRALKGYGLVGPQSLVLDPSDPSNADSGPLELASFASGGPVSPGLALGSGVGQIAFNQPVQKHGGSAPKVVSRRSLSSTGADVAVVTVIAFVAMACGLALAAGARRKLRHRG